From Astyanax mexicanus isolate ESR-SI-001 chromosome 13, AstMex3_surface, whole genome shotgun sequence, the proteins below share one genomic window:
- the si:dkey-78k11.9 gene encoding P2Y purinoceptor 1 has translation MEANLTNGICKQVNFNFTQVFIPTVYVNVFVFGLVGNCFGLKSVHDNWAKLGNTNIFVLNLCVADILYLFTLPFLLDYYVKDQTWNFGDVFCKTTRFLFSINLYGSIGFLTCISVYRYLGIVHPLRVKGRIRPHYSIGITALVWILVSVQSLPDVFFEKSYANKKACFDTTGDTSIDSYLTYSITRAVTGFAVPLLIMVCCYGHVAVTLFNKKDSGDAMLKLRCLRLVMILALLFSICFIPFHIFRNLNLQTRVWKKKLFCRGWYANIYVANQISHGLACLNSAINPLVYLFSSDERLRWCFRCVKVQPSSHLTKFTFVYSPRGRNASVELLSTP, from the coding sequence ATGGAGGCCAATTTAACCAATGGGATCTGTAAACAGGTTAACTTTAACTTTACACAGGTTTTCATACCCACAGTGTATGTCAACGTGTTTGTGTTTGGACTTGTTGGCAATTGctttgggctgaaatctgtgcatgATAACTGGGCGAAACTCGGGAATACAAACATTTTTGTGTTAAATCTTTGCGTGGCTGACATTCTGTACCTGTTCACTTTGCCATTCTTGCTGGATTACTATGTAAAAGACCAAACGTGGAACTTTGGAGACGTCTTCTGCAAGACAACGAGGTTCTTATTCAGCATTAACCTCTATGGAAGCATTGGATTTCTTACATGCATCAGCGTCTACAGGTATCTGGGCATCGTGCACCCTTTGAGGGTGAAAGGTCGAATAAGACCACACTACTCCATTGGGATTACGGCACTAGTCTGGATTTTGGTTTCCGTTCAGAGTCTGCCTGACGTGTTCTTCGAGAAATCGTACGCAAACAAGAAGGCGTGCTTCGACACGACAGGAGACACCAGTATCGACAGCTATCTGACCTACAGCATTACCCGAGCTGTGACTGGATTTGCGGTGCCACTGCTGATCATGGTGTGCTGCTATGGACATGTGGCGGTCACTCTATTCAATAAGAAAGACTCTGGAGACGCCATGCTGAAACTCAGGTGCCTGAGGCTGGTGATGATCCTGGCTCTGCTCTTCTCCATTTGCTTCATCCCCTTCCACATCTTCAGAAACCTCAACCTGCAGACCCGGGTCTGGAAGAAGAAGCTCTTCTGTCGGGGTTGGTACGCCAACATCTACGTCGCCAACCAAATCAGCCATGGGCTGGCCTGTCTGAACAGTGCCATTAACCCACTGGTGTACCTGTTCAGCAGTGATGAACGTCTGAGGTGGTGCTTTAGGTGTGTAAAAGTCCAGCCTTCTTCACACCTTACTAAATTCACTTTCGTGTACTCTCCAAGGGGTAGGAATGCATCTGTCGAACTTCTCTCCACGCCATGA
- the ccn5 gene encoding WNT1-inducible-signaling pathway protein 2 yields MESRVRNGSAHMLLLTGSLLLYLCCQICCQQCGSPCQCPSSKPVCRENVSLVQDGCGCCQICARQKGESCSDVLVCDKQRGLQCDYSASFPGEPGECISEQDLGCEMNGVSYREGEVFQPSCTTRCHCLGGGVTCVPLCNDDVRLPTPDCPHPQRVQLPGKCCKEWVCENLDNSVLQDAQTAQNPDQLRPLPGFQANPGMNCIEQSTEWSACSRTCGPGVSTRVSNQNPACRLEMQIRLCTVRPCQALQHRTPAWPRRCQSSYRSAVPVRLFHQGCFSTRVYRPRYCGLCTDARCCTPYRTHTVTVPFRCRGGRIIHHSVMMINSCACHYNCPRSPSATYRRPGLWS; encoded by the exons ATGGAGAGCAGAGTGAGAAACGGGAGTGCACACATGCTGCTGCTGACAGGTTCACTACTGCTCTACCTGTGCTGCCAG ATCTGCTGTCAGCAGTGTGGGAGTCCATGCCAGTGTCCCAGCTCAAAGCCAGTCTGCCGTGAAAATGTCTCTCTGGTGCAGGATGGGTGTGGGTGTTGCCAGATATGTGCCAGACAGAAAGGGGAATCCTGCAGTGATGTGCTGGTGTGTGATAAACAGCGCGGTCTGCAGTGTGATTACAGCGCAAGCTTTCCTGGAGAACCTGGAGAGTGTATCA GTGAGCAGGATCTGGGCTGTGAGATGAACGGCGTCTCCTATCGGGAGGGGGAGGTGTTCCAGCCGTCCTGCACCACCCGGTGCCACTGTCTGGGTGGAGGGGTGACCTGCGTGCCCCTGTGTAACGATGACGTCCGTCTACCCACCCCAGACTGCCCTCACCCTCAGCGGGTGCAGCTGCCAGGAAAGTGCTGTAAGGAGTGGGTGTGTGAGAACCTGGATAACAGCGTGCTTCAGGACGCACAAACAG CTCAAAACCCGGACCAGTTACGACCCCTTCCTGGTTTCCAAGCCAATCCAGGCATGAACTGCATAGAGCAGAGCACAGAGTGGAGCGCATGCTCTCGTACCTGCGGCCCAGGTGTATCAACACGAGTATCCAATCAGAACCCGGCCTGCAGGCTGGAAATGCAGATCAGACTGTGCACGGTCCGACCCTGCCAGGCTTTACAACACAGGACTCCAGCG TGGCCGAGGAGGTGCCAGTCCAGCTACAGGTCAGCAGTCCCGGTGCGGCTGTTTCACCAGGGCTGCTTCAGCACTCGCGTCTACCGGCCGCGATACTGCGGCCTGTGCACCGACGCTCGCTGCTGCACCCCCTACCGCACCCACACCGTCACCGTCCCCTTCAGATGCCGGGGTGGCCGGATTATCCACCACAGCGTCATGATGATCAACTCCTGCGCCTGCCACTACAACTGCCCTCGCTCACCTAGCGCCACCTACAGGAGACCTGGGCTCTGGAGCTAG